One segment of Solanum lycopersicum chromosome 1, SLM_r2.1 DNA contains the following:
- the LOC101250632 gene encoding protein NRT1/ PTR FAMILY 6.2, which produces MMSWTVADAVNYKGLPADRTKTGGWVPAALVLGIEINERLSTMGIAVNLVTYLGGTMHLPSAASANIVTDFMGTAFLLSLLGGFLADSFLGRYKTIAIFALIQALGTGMLTVTTGLPQLRPPTCHPHDKYCEPANGFQMGILYLALYLIALGTGGLKSSVSGFGTDQFDEKDEKEKSQMAYFFNRFFIFISIGTLAAVTVLVYVQDEVGRSWAYGICCISMVIAIIIFFSGTKRYRYKRSSGSPIVQIFQVILAATRKRKMDVPYDVGMLYETNPEGSSRIQHTDQFRCLDKAAIVAQGDFDDHDLNPNPWKLCTVTRVEEVKMMARLIPIWATTILFWTTYAQMITFSVEQAATMERNVGKFKIPAGSLTVFFVSAILITLIIYDRFIMPLWQKLKGKPGFTSLQKIAIGLVLSTMGMGIAALVEMKRLSVAKSTGRNLSTLPISVFYLIPQFFLVGAGEGFIYTGQLDFFITQSPKGMKTMSTGLFLTTLALGFFVSSFLVSIIKKVTGSNGGHDWLADNINYGRLDCFYGLLAILGVINFVLYIICATWFKPRKDKYMETINNGNVVEDKC; this is translated from the exons GAATTGAAATAAATGAAAGGCTTTCAACAATGGGAATAGCAGTAAATCTTGTTACCTACTTGGGTGGTACAATGCATTTACCAAGTGCAGCATCAGCCAATATAGTCACAGATTTTATGGGCACAGCTTTTCTCCTCTCATTACTTGGAGGTTTTCTAGCTGATTCATTCCTTGGAAGATACAAAACCATCGCGATCTTCGCTCTTATACAAGCACTG GGAACTGGCATGTTAACTGTGACAACAGGGTTGCCACAGTTAAGGCCACCTACTTGTCATCCTCATGACAAGTACTGCGAACCGGCAAATGGATTTCAGATGGGAATACTGTACTTGGCTTTGTATCTAATAGCATTAGGCACTGGTGGATTGAAATCTAGCGTGTCTGGATTTGGCACAGATCAATTTGATGAGAAAGACGAAAAGGAAAAATCACAAATGGCGTATTTTTTCAATAGGTTCTTCATATTTATAAGTATTGGAACGTTGGCAGCAGTTACTGTGCTTGTTTATGTTCAGGATGAAGTTGGAAGAAGCTGGGCTTATGGTATTTGTTGTATATCTATGGTGATTGCGATTATTATCTTCTTCTCCGGTACTAAAAGGTATCGGTACAAGAGAAGTTCAGGAAGTCCTatagttcaaatatttcaagTGATTTTGGCTGCTACAAGGAAAAGGAAGATGGATGTTCCGTATGATGTTGGTATGTTATACGAGACGAATCCAGAGGGCTCATCAAGGATTCAACACACGGATCAATTTCGGTGTTTGGACAAGGCTGCTATTGTAGCACAAGGCGATTTTGACGATCACGATTTGAATCCAAATCCATGGAAGCTGTGCACGGTTACTCGCGTAGAGGAAGTTAAAATGATGGCTAGGTTGATCCCAATTTGGGCTACAACTATACTTTTCTGGACAACTTATGCACAAATGATCACATTTTCAGTGGAACAAGCTGCTACTATGGAACGTAACGTTGGCAAATTCAAAATCCCAGCAGGCTCTCTTACCGTCTTTTTTGTCTCTGCAATTTTAATCACTTTGATTATTTATGACAGATTCATCATGCCACTATGGCAGAAATTGAAAGGAAAACCAG GTTTTACTAGCCTTCAAAAAATAGCTATAGGACTTGTGTTATCTACAATGGGAATGGGAATAGCTGCATTAGTTGAGATGAAAAGGCTATCAGTAGCAAAGTCTACGGGGCGTAACCTATCAACATTACCTATTAGTGTGTTCTACTTGATCCCTCAATTCTTTCTAGTTGGAGCAGGGGAGGGATTCATATACACGGGGCAACTCGATTTCTTCATAACACAATCACCAAAAGGGATGAAAACTATGAGCACTGGTCTTTTCTTAACAACACTTGCTCTTGGTTTCTTTGTTAGTAGTTTTTTAGTTTCTATTATCAAGAAGGTTACTGGAAGCAATGGGGGTCATGATTGGCTTGCTGATAACATAAATTATGGAAGGCTTGATTGTTTTTATGGACTTCTAGCTATATTGGGAGTTATAAACTTTGTGTTGTACATAATTTGTGCTACATGGTTTAAGCCAAGGAAAGATAAATACATGGAGACTATCAACAATGGAAATGTTGTTGAGGACAAGTGCTAG